The bacterium genome window below encodes:
- a CDS encoding ABC transporter ATP-binding protein, with protein MSLIRLENVRKVYQTGEIPVHALKEINVEILKGTFVSFIGPSGSGKSTLLNLIGCLDKPSEGKVFVNGVDVGLFSRAEAAAFRGKTIGFVFQNFNLIPVLTVYENVEYPLLMLDRLPLKERRDRVLRLLEKVGMTDQKDKYPNKISGGQKQRVAVARALVTNPQIVLADEPTANLDHTTAFKVISIMHEMTSEYGTTFIFSTHDPKIVGEAEILYTLEDGSIVNTENRKAG; from the coding sequence ATGAGTTTGATTCGTCTGGAAAACGTGAGGAAGGTCTACCAAACGGGAGAAATTCCTGTTCATGCATTGAAGGAGATAAATGTAGAAATCCTGAAGGGAACGTTTGTGTCGTTTATCGGCCCATCAGGAAGCGGAAAGTCTACCCTGCTGAATCTCATCGGCTGTCTGGATAAGCCTTCGGAAGGAAAAGTGTTTGTGAACGGTGTCGACGTAGGATTGTTCAGCCGCGCCGAAGCGGCGGCGTTTCGCGGAAAAACCATTGGGTTTGTTTTCCAGAATTTCAATCTCATTCCGGTTCTGACGGTATATGAGAACGTCGAGTATCCTCTCCTTATGCTCGACCGGCTTCCTTTAAAGGAGCGCCGTGATCGTGTGCTGCGACTGCTGGAAAAAGTAGGCATGACCGATCAAAAAGACAAATATCCGAACAAAATTTCCGGCGGTCAAAAGCAACGTGTGGCGGTGGCTCGCGCATTAGTAACGAATCCGCAAATTGTACTTGCCGATGAACCCACCGCTAACCTCGATCATACCACCGCGTTTAAAGTTATAAGCATCATGCACGAGATGACGAGCGAATACGGCACCACGTTCATCTTTTCAACTCATGACCCTAAAATTGTCGGAGAAGCAGAAATTCTTTACACTTTGGAAGACGGAAGCATCGTCAACACGGAAAACAGAAAGGCGGGATGA
- a CDS encoding tetratricopeptide repeat protein, which translates to MELLKKHTNLWTIILFVLFPISLFGQDEVIKAFRENYVLEKSGNYIKAIDQIKAVYQADSYEMNLRLGWLNYLGGQFNESIGFYSKAISLKPYAIEARFGMTYPASAQGKWEEVIDLYNKILAIDPQNTIANYRLGLIYYGRENYEKADGFIEKVVNLYPFDYDSVLLLAWNKLKLQKTRESKVLFNKVLMYSPDDKSALEGLKLIK; encoded by the coding sequence ATGGAACTATTGAAAAAGCACACAAATCTATGGACGATTATTTTGTTTGTTCTATTCCCTATTTCTTTGTTTGGACAGGACGAAGTAATCAAGGCGTTTAGAGAAAACTATGTATTAGAGAAAAGCGGAAATTACATCAAAGCCATTGATCAAATCAAAGCGGTGTATCAGGCTGACTCTTATGAAATGAATCTTCGGCTTGGTTGGCTGAATTACCTCGGTGGACAGTTCAACGAATCCATCGGCTTTTATAGTAAAGCTATCTCATTAAAACCTTATGCCATTGAAGCGCGATTTGGCATGACTTACCCCGCTTCTGCGCAGGGAAAATGGGAGGAAGTGATTGACCTTTACAATAAAATTCTTGCGATCGATCCCCAAAATACAATTGCCAATTATCGATTAGGACTCATTTATTATGGCCGGGAAAATTACGAAAAGGCAGATGGTTTTATCGAAAAGGTTGTGAATCTCTATCCTTTCGACTACGACTCAGTGCTTTTGCTTGCCTGGAATAAGCTTAAATTACAAAAAACCCGTGAGTCAAAAGTTCTTTTCAATAAGGTCTTGATGTATAGCCCGGATGACAAATCGGCATTGGAGGGTTTGAAATTAATCAAGTGA